A genomic stretch from Chitinophaga agri includes:
- a CDS encoding methyltransferase codes for MEFFTKETKTALQAQEAALRLAFAPIAFQATRALRDMGLLDAISDAGQTGLTIDEVIEKVSLSRYAVRVLLEAGLGIELLIIKDNRYILTKTGYFILHDKLTRINMDFTQDICYLGMNHLQESLREGKPAGLKELGPWDTIYPGLPLLPPEIGKSWFEFDHYYSDLAFPQALPIVFENKPRKLLDIGGNTGKWTLASTAYDKDVQVTMFDLPGEIAIAQQRAKEAGVADRVSFHEANILDESLPFPSGFDAIWMSQFLDCFSEEQIVSILKRCGNALTAEGTIFILEPFWNKQRFKAAAFSLQQTSLYFTAMANGNSQMYHTDDFFKCIDDAGLQIIGEHEIGLSYTLLRCKKK; via the coding sequence ATGGAGTTTTTTACTAAAGAGACGAAAACAGCACTACAGGCACAGGAAGCAGCATTAAGACTGGCCTTTGCACCAATAGCATTCCAGGCCACCCGCGCGTTACGCGATATGGGATTACTGGATGCTATCAGTGACGCCGGACAAACAGGGCTGACCATCGATGAAGTAATAGAAAAAGTGTCCCTGTCCCGCTATGCCGTGCGCGTACTGCTGGAGGCTGGTCTGGGTATTGAACTGCTGATCATTAAAGACAACAGGTACATTCTGACCAAGACGGGTTATTTCATTCTGCATGACAAACTGACCCGTATCAACATGGACTTTACCCAGGATATCTGCTACCTCGGCATGAATCATCTGCAGGAGAGTTTACGGGAAGGCAAACCTGCCGGTTTGAAAGAACTGGGTCCATGGGATACCATCTACCCGGGGTTACCCCTGCTGCCTCCTGAAATAGGAAAAAGCTGGTTCGAATTTGACCACTATTATTCCGATCTGGCATTCCCCCAGGCACTGCCGATCGTATTTGAAAATAAACCACGCAAACTGCTGGACATCGGTGGCAACACTGGTAAATGGACACTGGCAAGTACCGCTTACGATAAAGACGTGCAGGTAACCATGTTCGACCTGCCGGGTGAAATCGCCATTGCACAGCAAAGAGCAAAGGAAGCAGGCGTCGCTGACCGCGTCTCTTTCCATGAAGCCAATATCCTGGATGAAAGTCTGCCTTTCCCTTCCGGTTTTGATGCCATCTGGATGAGCCAGTTCCTCGACTGCTTCTCTGAAGAGCAGATCGTGTCCATCCTGAAACGTTGCGGTAACGCATTAACTGCAGAAGGCACCATCTTTATTCTGGAACCTTTCTGGAATAAACAACGATTCAAGGCTGCCGCTTTTTCATTACAGCAGACATCCCTGTATTTCACAGCGATGGCAAATGGTAACAGCCAGATGTACCATACCGACGATTTCTTCAAATGTATTGACGATGCAGGATTGCAGATAATCGGAGAACATGAGATCGGTCTGAGCTATACGCTGCTGCGATGTAAGAAAAA
- a CDS encoding beta-ketoacyl-[acyl-carrier-protein] synthase family protein, whose amino-acid sequence MMKSVYVVADNILSPLGRTTEENFANVSNGQSGISLHDDPGMSAAPFYAAMMADGQLESSWNEESLDQYTKFEQLLILSVQNALDRTSIDITNGRTAFIVSTTKGNIELLEQQEHPANAPLQEMELFTTAKKVARYFNYTQDPIVVSNACISGLLAILTARRLILSGQYDHAVVTGADVVTRFVLSGFQSFQAVSSEPCRPFDVSRKGVTLGEGAATVIMTSDEQYLTPAAIRVGAGAVSNDANHISGPSRTGAELSAAMQQAMKGSGLTQADIGFVSAHGTATLYNDEMESKALHLAGLLDVPVNSLKGYYGHTLGAAGLIEAVIGMHALQQQLVIPTIGFRELGVPHPVKVSNQISSRPMQHFLKTVSGFGGCNAAMIFSK is encoded by the coding sequence ATGATGAAAAGTGTGTACGTAGTGGCGGATAATATTCTATCTCCGCTGGGCAGAACAACAGAAGAAAACTTTGCAAATGTGAGCAACGGGCAAAGCGGCATCAGTCTGCACGACGATCCCGGCATGTCCGCAGCGCCTTTCTACGCCGCTATGATGGCGGATGGCCAGCTGGAGAGCAGCTGGAATGAAGAAAGCCTGGACCAGTACACAAAGTTTGAACAACTGTTAATCCTGTCTGTACAGAATGCACTGGACAGAACATCCATTGACATTACCAATGGCCGTACTGCCTTCATCGTATCTACTACGAAAGGGAATATCGAGCTGCTCGAACAACAGGAGCATCCTGCGAATGCGCCTTTGCAGGAAATGGAGCTGTTTACAACAGCAAAAAAAGTGGCGCGCTACTTCAATTACACACAAGATCCTATTGTAGTCAGCAATGCCTGTATCTCAGGGTTGCTGGCTATTTTAACAGCCAGAAGGCTGATATTGTCAGGTCAGTACGATCATGCGGTAGTGACAGGTGCAGATGTGGTGACCCGGTTCGTATTGTCCGGTTTCCAGTCGTTCCAGGCTGTCAGTAGTGAACCATGCCGGCCTTTTGACGTTTCACGTAAAGGGGTGACCCTCGGTGAAGGCGCCGCTACAGTGATCATGACCAGTGATGAGCAGTACCTCACACCGGCAGCTATCCGCGTCGGAGCAGGGGCGGTGAGCAATGACGCCAATCATATTTCCGGACCTTCCCGCACCGGGGCAGAGCTAAGCGCTGCCATGCAACAGGCGATGAAGGGGTCGGGACTGACGCAGGCAGATATCGGTTTTGTTTCCGCACATGGTACGGCAACCCTGTACAATGATGAAATGGAATCTAAAGCATTGCATCTGGCCGGATTGCTGGATGTGCCGGTAAATAGTCTGAAAGGCTATTATGGGCATACCTTAGGGGCTGCCGGACTGATAGAGGCAGTGATCGGTATGCATGCCCTGCAACAACAATTAGTGATACCTACAATTGGCTTCCGTGAACTGGGTGTACCGCATCCGGTGAAGGTGAGCAATCAGATCAGCAGCAGACCAATGCAGCATTTCCTGAAAACAGTATCAGGCTTTGGTGGTTGTAATGCAGCTATGATATTTTCGAAATAA
- a CDS encoding acyl-CoA thioesterase encodes MNPVLTESANILVKFNEADPLGIVWHGHYVRYFEDGREAFGEKYGLRYLDIYNEGYTVPVVNVQCNYKRSLRYGDRVIVQTNYVNTAAAKIKFEYKLYNFVTGELVADGTSVQVFLDVPTSTLQLTIPPFFEKWKTTHGLILPPNNVK; translated from the coding sequence ATGAACCCTGTATTGACCGAGAGTGCGAACATACTTGTGAAGTTCAATGAAGCAGATCCGCTGGGGATCGTATGGCATGGACATTATGTACGCTATTTTGAAGATGGGAGAGAAGCATTCGGTGAAAAATACGGGTTGAGATACCTCGATATTTATAACGAAGGATACACCGTACCCGTTGTGAATGTACAATGCAATTATAAACGCTCTCTGCGTTACGGAGACCGTGTAATTGTGCAGACTAACTACGTTAATACCGCTGCTGCAAAAATTAAGTTCGAGTATAAACTCTACAATTTTGTAACCGGTGAACTGGTGGCAGACGGTACTTCGGTGCAGGTATTTCTTGATGTGCCTACATCTACCCTGCAACTGACCATCCCGCCGTTTTTTGAGAAATGGAAAACAACCCACGGTTTGATCCTTCCTCCTAATAATGTGAAATGA